In one Dermacentor albipictus isolate Rhodes 1998 colony chromosome 4, USDA_Dalb.pri_finalv2, whole genome shotgun sequence genomic region, the following are encoded:
- the LOC139059700 gene encoding uncharacterized protein, giving the protein MHSNEIQPDTEPTGTTEQQDVSAVSIRLPPYWDRNPAVWFLQAESQFILSGVRTEQRKYHLVVSALSPTAAEEVADLLSGPPPATPYSDLKAALLERTTTSQRARMQQLLSAEDLGDRRPSQLLRRMRQLMSDNTTVSDDRLLRELFMQRLPVNVQMVLATATVMDLNSLASLADKVMEVVTPAVCNVTSSSTSASSAPQTSSCADSPIDVLCNRLEQLVCAAERHRTSPRHGRYRSSSRSRRPREERSRSQTPPRVCFYHRRFGQEARHCLRPCAWQGNQPADL; this is encoded by the coding sequence atgcacagcaacgagatacAACCAGACACTGAACCTACGGGCACGACCGAGCAACAAGACGTCTCCGCGGTTTCCATCCGACTCCCACCATACTGGGACCGCAACCCTGCAGTTTGGTTTCTGCAAGCGGAATCGCAATTTATTCTCTCTGGCGTTCGCACGGAACAACGCAAGTACCACCTAGTTGTTTCGGCACTGTCGCCTACTGCTGCAGAAGAAGTTGCCGACCTGCTTTCTGGACCGCCTCCCGCCACTCCATACAGCGATCTTAAGGCTGCCCTTCTCGAGCGCACAACAACATCGCAGCGAGCCCGCATGCAACAGTTGCTCTCCGCAGAGGACTTGGGAGACCGTCGGCCAAGCCAGCTCCTTCGCCGTATGCGACAGCTCATGAGCGACAACACAACAGTAAGCGATGACCGCCTCCTGCGGGAACTGTTCATGCAGCGCCTTCCAGTAAACGTTCAGATGGTACTCGCTACAGCCACGGTGATGGACCTCAACAGCCTGGCCAGCTTGGCGGACAAAGTCATGGAGGTGGTGACGCCAGCGGTGTGCAACGTAACATCATCAAGCACCAGTGCGAGTTCAGCGCCGCAAACATCATCCTGCGCCGATTCTCCCATCGACGTGCTCTGCAATCGCCTTGAACAATTAGTTTGTGCTGCGGAGCGTCATCGCACTTCACCCCGTCACGGAAGGTACCGCAGCTCGAGTAGATCACGGCGTCCAAGAGAAGAGCGCTCCCGGTCTCAAACGCCACCACGGGTATGCTTTTATCACCGCCGCTTCGGGCAGGAGGCGCGCCACTGCCTCCGTCCTTGTGCATGGCAGGGAAACCAGCCGGCCGACCTTTAA